The DNA region TAATAAGCAGCATTTTTGTGACCAAGTTTAGTTGtttagttaattatatatatatatatatatatatatatatatatatatatatatatatatatatatatgggatgctgtttttttttagtacttcaACCTCCCATTTGGGGAGTACGAGATGTTATTGAACTACAAGTTACTTGGCAGGTTTGGGATATTGTTAATTGTTGATAGTTTGCCAATTTTTTCTGCTACCTTTTACTTTGTAACTATGTTAAAATGATAATATTAGTGTTGGGCATGTATGAATTATAACAAGATAGTcatgatttcaaattttacttgAGATGATTGAAAAACACCtatttttatcaataaatataCTTAGATTACTAGTCATTATCACGTCACTACAATAATGCGTGACAACTATATAGAGGAAAAATACTATCATATACTCTGTATATTGGATGATTCATGTCTAAACTAGCTAGGGATCAACTTTAGTATAACTTATAAACGTTGAGCCATTTATCTTGTTCATGTATTGTGCTAGAAACAAGGCTTCGAGAAAGTGGAATTAAAAAGTGGCGTTGACTGTCGGtaagaaattaaagcatgtCAATATGATATGAGGATAAGACAAGAAATGCTCATTTGTCATCTTGTCATGGTGATTAAAGATGTTTTACAGAAATAAAGAGTAGTAGATCTGCACCATTAAATACATTCATAGAGAGGCAAACTCCGGCACAAAATTAGATGGCTAATAATCACAAACatcttttttataatttttatttcttcgACTAACACTCCTCTACGAGGTATACTCCATGATCGTAGTgtgattttgtttatatttatttaatattttttgtttcactTTCTCTATGTACAAAGGAAAAAATGGAACTATCATATaattttacaaatgaaaataCCTATCACGTAGTGAAAGGTGTCTTAAGTATTCAAGTCAAAACAAAGGGTTAGTGTGAAATTAAATGCTCTTTTGGTCcacaaatgaatatataaatatatgcttTGCCAACAATATGGATTGTGTTTTTGCAGATTTGCAACATTAATGTGAGAAGGGAACATGCATGAACAAAGACATAAAGTAAGGGAGacaaatttaaaagattaaGATTTACCAAATCAAGTTTTGACATTTGAGGTGTTTCATAGAATGTAGTTACAATTCGATCAAttggaatgtttttttttttggtaatagaAATTACAGTcctattttgttgaattgcaatttatatCATTTCCTATATTAATTGCAATTCAACGAgagaaaggaaatgaaaaaaGGAAGAATTTTATTATCACTCAATTCATAGTAACTAATGGatgaaaaaaagaattttattatcaCTACATCCAAGTTGAATATCATTACTGTACtctatttgattattatataaattcttTATTAATTCATGTGAGGTCAACCAATTCACGAgctctataaaaataaaaatttgtttaaaaaaaaaaaatcaatgcgGGCCATATATTATGGAGTGATTTTAATAAGGCGGGGTAAATagcatttttcaaaaataataatatatatcctATTAAACTACATGGTCGACATAGGATTGTCTCTTTTGTGCATGCActattttaaagaattataGGTTTAATGTTCAAAAAGGGTTAGCCAAGTAAATGAAGCATAATTTTCTCGTTTAAATACATACTTTTTCAACATGCACAAAGGGCCAATGTTGACTTCACTGAGGCTTAAATCCATAATCTCTCAAATAAGAATGCAATTTGGTGCcgctaaaccacaaggtcttggcatgtgtgcaattaaataataatagcagttatagtaatagtaatagtaataataataataatatagaattACAGATGCATGCTTTTAACATGTTTGACTTTAATCTGTGTTTAATTATTTGGAcaaaaattactataaatatatttgttaattaaggAAGCTAGCTGCACCAAAAATGGAGTCCGCTCCCCAAATGTTTGGAGAGGctgctgaagaagaagaagaagaatgtgaCAGCAGCAATGAATCTGGTTGGACAACCTATCTTGATTCTCCCTCAAGCGATGATGATGATTCCTCCCAAGATCTCAGCAATGGAGATTCCCTTCGACAAAACACTGATGAAGAAGATTGCCACGAAGACGAcaacgatgatgatgatgatgattccaTGGCTTCTGATGCCTCGTCCAGCCAAACTCACCGCCGGAAGCAAAACTCCGGTGGCCGGAATGGTGAGAGTAGTAGCTCGAGCTACAAGGTGAAGAAGCCATGGattaagaagaagaatgaagagAAGAGAGCTGTGCCTGTTTATAGTGCCAAGGAGAGTAAAAAGGTGTCTAAAATCTCGATAATTAGTTGTCAAGAATCAAATTCTTAATTTTCTGATATTAGAATTCTGTTTTACTCACTCAATCACCTCATACTAATAGAACTTGTAATTTATTTGGTACGAACATGATGCTCCACCCACTCAGTCACTCCTCTTGAGATAAAGATGAAATACTGTTGTctttagttgtttggttaatactCATTGAGTTCTAAGTTATCTTGGAAATTAAAGTTGCAACAATATAATTTCTCATTTAACAAAATCTTTAACTCCAATTAACaattagtattaaatatttaaattggtaGACATTTCTTCGTGTATTCATTCAGTAGATATTATATTAAAGTGAATAAGTGATAAAGCATTCCTAATAGCACTTAGAGTCAATAGATGTTAGGTGgagattaaattaaatatgcaaCTATTCATCATAATTAGAGGCTAATTAAACGTGTGTAACCGGTTGGTCGCCTTCCATGGACTGGTTGGCTAATTATAAATCTTTCATCATATATGATTGTGTATTCCCAAAATACTTCAAATGAAGAGAAAAACCTGCACTCTACCCGGGAGGGTGTAGACCTGGTCATGATAAACCTTATTCTTGTATAATCATTTGTGaaggataatacactaggcctgaGCCACATGGACCGGCCTAAGAGAACAAATGGATCACGAAAGTCCAAGAAAGAGAACCAGTACAGAGTTATCCAAGAATACGATACGGATTGGACTTAGTATTTGTATTATTAGTAGGATTAGGGccgcttattagttataatgtaacagggactcccaatatgaggcGGTCCAAGATTCCTATTCCTTCCATTCATGGAGGTACATAGGCAATTCTGAataatacaatacctatattctctcattatatttttcctatattctcgctattctaaCAAGTAGTGTTGGCATacctttgactacccaaaagtcataaaatcaataatttgcAAGTCACATATAAAAGGTAAATTATAATAAGAAGACCTTGTATGCTAAACTCAGCTCTAAGAGCGTTTGACAATAATCATCAAACTCGTAACTGTTAAGTATAAGTTAGACATGTTCATTCAAACCACACGGATTCTCTAAAGTGATTGAATGATTCATTATAGTAATAGTAATTATAAAGGTTGCTTTAACGGACACAATTTTCATGTTGTGTTTGAGTTGTTGACGGAATGCACTTGTGCATGATGGTGAGGGATATATGAGTGGTCCCAACACTCTAACGTTGTTGATCATTGCACTTAATTAGATCCAACAACCCATTTTAATGTTATGGACCCAGGTTTACCTTACAAAATGAgtcaaaaatacacaatttacatattaaatattcacagtacaatttatatattaaatgttcataatttatatactgaatgttcacagtttgaattatgaacatttagtatgtaaattataattaattatatactactccgtaatacttattttactatggtcctgtttggtaaatggctgttagctgattgggttagaaggtatgatttgttgataacattggctgattgtagaaagttgtttgataaattagcacTGTTTGggataatttcttttctcaaaaagctaattgaaaatgctgctttgagtagccttttaaatttttgcattttggagttgcaaaaagcttattatttaccaactaatagtggtcaaataagccaaaataaGCCTATATATTTATACAAGGTGGATCTGGTAGGATTTTAGACAAGTTTTGTACATCAAATTTTAACTCAATCTCATCCactacaaatttaattttttaaaatccgTATAAAATAAATTCGGATAGATATGTGTGGGACGAATTGAAATTACCATATCCCTACTCATGTACGTGGAGGAATATCCTCTATTCATTTTTACACATTGAAAATGCTCTAAAAAATTCCGAACCCTAACTTCTTTTGTTTGGATCAATTCAAGCCCTTTGGACCACCtctatcaaaaataaaagttagaatttactaaaaataataataagacttAAGTAGTACTCTtctatagtaataataataataggtccattaaaacaacaaattaagAAACATAAGACATGAAACCTTAATCCTTAATACAGTGATGGTGAATTCACTCGTCTTTATACTAAGCACCAAATGCCGGAACCGGAGCGGATAACATCGGAGAGTTCGAAGATACCTTAGGAATTTCCGAAGCATCCTCGTACAAATGTTTCACGAAGTTGTCGAGGTTGTTGAAGGAATCTCCGCCGTCCTTGATAGCATCCATCGCCGCCGTTCTCAGCCGCAGTGCATTAGCCCTCACCTCCGCTCCTTTCTCCTTCACGGCTTTGCTGAGTAACCCAGCCAACTCGTCCGAGTCGGGGACGGCCTTCTCGCCCTGACTCGCTCTCACCGCAACTTTATGCTCGTCTACAAGGAGGTTAGCGTTAGCGTATTGATCGGCTCCCATCGGCCACGCCAGCAACGGCACACCCGCCATTAAGCCCTCGAGAGTTGAATTCCATCCGCAATGAGTCAAGAACGCGGCTACGGCTGGATGATTTAGGATTAGCATTTGTGGGACCCAGCCTTGGATGACTAGTCCTCTCGGGCCCACACGTTGTTGGAACCCGGGCGGGATTGTTCCGTACCCTTCGCCGTCCACGTGGCCCTTGGTGGGGCCCTTCGTTGACCAAAGAAAGTTGACTCCGCTTTTTTCCAGCCCCGCCGCTAAGGCCTCCATTTGCGGGTCGGTTAAGACGGCCTGGCTGCCGAAGCAGACGTACACCACCGAGTTGGACTCGGCCGAGTCGAGCCAACTCAGTATGTCGGAAGCGGAAACGGCGCCGGATCCGCCGCGCTCCGCCGGGACGTCCGGCGGGAGCAGTGGGCCGACCGACCAGATCCGTTCGTTTCCCAAATACTTCCTCATATAGTCCAAATACACCCCTTCCGCCGCGCTGAACGAGTTAAACAACAGCCCATAACTCACTGTGTTGTCAAAGTACATCTGTCTAATAAACTCGGAACTCGGGTCCCCCTCCACGTAGCTCCGGTACACCGGAGAAATCTGCCACCACGGAAACTCCGGCGAATTAGGAACCTCGGGAAAACGAAAAATCTCATTTTGATCATTGGGATTCTCGCGTTTCGGCATCTCCCGCCACAGGGTGAAAATAACCGACATAGCCGCCGCGCCGGACGGGGAGAAAGTGTAGCGAGGAACGCCGACCTCCGCCGCAAGACGGTGGGTGAACCCCACAAATATATCGGAAACAATAGCCGTCGGCGGCGACGGGTGGCGGCGGAACCAATCCACGATTTGGCCTTGCAGCCCGCCGAGAGCGACCATCAAGACCCGGAAGCCACTAGCAGGGAGATCCTTGGCGTTCTCGACGCCGGCGGGGATGGCAGGGCTGGCCGGAAAATGCAGGACGAGGGTGTTGATGGAGGGGTGGCGAGAGAGAAGAGGGGACAAGATAGGGAGATTTTTGGGGGTGACGAGTACGGTAATGGCGACGTTACGGAGAGCGAGTTGGTGAGTCAAATCTAAGAGAGGTAACATGTGGCCTTGAGCTGGGTATGGGAATACCAGGACGTGTACCCGGCGGCTCCGGTGGTCTGACACAGCGGCGGTGGTCGTAGGATCCATTCACGGCGGATTGGTGGGAGGTAATTTGATTGAACAGAGGATGATATATGCTAACTAGACAAACATGGCAGGAAATCTATAAGCCTTTATAAAGTGTATCATATCCCACTATGTTGTATGATGGGGTTAGGTGGATAGTTATTCCGTGGACCGTGATCCACATAGCTGTATGGATTGctgtttaaaaataatgttatttcgTGTAAATTTTTAGGATTCATAGGTGGATAATGTATCATATtataacatacatttttataatttataatatacattattctaacttataaaattcaacgatgtcgttttggaccgtggtccacatagTGTGTAGACCACGGTTCACACGATAGTTTGTTGGGTTAGGTATCTTGAGTGGctgaagaaaatatatatagagcTCCGACTCGCGtgagaattaatatttttgtaaaaatgtaccgattaattttattcatttactaATTAAAGgttgaacattaaaaaaattttacgagtaatatttttataattatgaagGTACATTTAAAAATACTTGATATTACACTCATGATCTATAATAGTAACTTTAATTTGCGTGTGTAATATTAGTTATTAGGTATTTACATTCTGCattgtaaaattaatttaaaagaagTCTCAATTAATTTGCAGATGCAATTCATTTGGTCTAGTCACACTTAAATCTTATTTAGAAATAAATCTTCAAATCTT from Ipomoea triloba cultivar NCNSP0323 chromosome 6, ASM357664v1 includes:
- the LOC116021692 gene encoding phosphopantothenoylcysteine decarboxylase subunit VHS3-like — encoded protein: MFGEAAEEEEEECDSSNESGWTTYLDSPSSDDDDSSQDLSNGDSLRQNTDEEDCHEDDNDDDDDDSMASDASSSQTHRRKQNSGGRNGESSSSSYKVKKPWIKKKNEEKRAVPVYSAKESKKVSKISIISCQESNS
- the LOC116022830 gene encoding UDP-glycosyltransferase 89B2-like, which gives rise to MDPTTTAAVSDHRSRRVHVLVFPYPAQGHMLPLLDLTHQLALRNVAITVLVTPKNLPILSPLLSRHPSINTLVLHFPASPAIPAGVENAKDLPASGFRVLMVALGGLQGQIVDWFRRHPSPPTAIVSDIFVGFTHRLAAEVGVPRYTFSPSGAAAMSVIFTLWREMPKRENPNDQNEIFRFPEVPNSPEFPWWQISPVYRSYVEGDPSSEFIRQMYFDNTVSYGLLFNSFSAAEGVYLDYMRKYLGNERIWSVGPLLPPDVPAERGGSGAVSASDILSWLDSAESNSVVYVCFGSQAVLTDPQMEALAAGLEKSGVNFLWSTKGPTKGHVDGEGYGTIPPGFQQRVGPRGLVIQGWVPQMLILNHPAVAAFLTHCGWNSTLEGLMAGVPLLAWPMGADQYANANLLVDEHKVAVRASQGEKAVPDSDELAGLLSKAVKEKGAEVRANALRLRTAAMDAIKDGGDSFNNLDNFVKHLYEDASEIPKVSSNSPMLSAPVPAFGA